A window of the Trichoplusia ni isolate ovarian cell line Hi5 chromosome 4, tn1, whole genome shotgun sequence genome harbors these coding sequences:
- the LOC113492608 gene encoding guanine nucleotide-releasing factor 2 isoform X12 produces the protein MANVLRSPVGDWFNKRTNKLHRRFAYNGKRSHSPLSPKIRNMATKPSTAEDGVVTPAKELERLVKEVTFGLKHFSDVITKRKLEMLPDNGTIVFESIANIHKAIKPYCSRSPQLTSAVKRLCTALATLIRLCDEITAVSLRADASNEELDTSAEALSPEYVSSVVKGVTTAVEEVSVLAQQHMTRPALSPRPALVSPRSSTQRNSLPDIPLTPKERSMLTGETGAESSGVRASHSSESVLDAPDSPPPKPARPNRKIELAPPLPPKRKSANDNSLLGLSIDRLSLQSHSSGSLDSMLNVSNDEERNAHDSSNHDLVFAAPATTDLTGMCSCNNVSDMRTSVESHESHLNSTHVHAHSNHNRYVNHFSNESGFVSVGHAEMSAEHSFTSSFSSHHYTSHTDSIFNSTDCVTETKCTLQSFESRMNVTNMNNITSHHSSKLASITSDENETPPELPVKTRRNIRVDVQQHFPTVEIRAAPQCSLHGEARPHTLAVHQPPRPPPLPLKKKHMFQSVAYSVMAYMEMFGNCSHPPNSAAAPTDLFRHSIHTYNLASAKQIADGAITVQRQQVQRSIAQSFTVQHFGNAPMSSGSEDSVNMITSSGTSPIPLEPPALPPKMNKSKQVSVNSSNELLPPPSPRPSSHNSSADETVLNNNSDESFASATVPGKFPLEDELELLVQQPTPSPVPSQRSEGSSEPAAAGGEPSSDAPADADDIILQTDISAWLVLKGPSKDGPDVRGGHPDALIVLATKATKESDEYFEFQEAFLATYRTWVSPSGLLARLLRRAKHFRARPHDLRATLSLLTCVVADLTTSDLDSPLMQEIMEFIYWLVNVEELAIAKALRQILVDKQKQIHFQQTNSRYEYDTPCYGSVSTRRDTLLDFKSTELAEQMTLLDAALFSRLTTAEVLLWPRDQSEESSPNLTRFTEHFNKMSYWARSRILEQDEAREREKYANKFLKVMKALRKMNNFNSYLALVSALDSPPVRRLGWSRSIVDTLHDCCTIIDSSSSFRTYRQALAESQPPCIPYIGLVLQDLTFVHIGNPDLLPEGGINFTKRWQQYHIMQNMKRFNKKQYTFKKNEHILEMFNEFDDVLSEEAMWQVSESIKPRGGRRAPPAPAPPHAPPSAQTAA, from the exons ATGGCGAACGTGTTACGATCGCCCGTCGGCGACTGGTTtaacaaaagaacaaataaaCTTCACCGAAGATTCGCGTACAATGGAAAACG ATCGCATTCGCCACTTAGTCCGAAAATTCGGAATATGGCAACAAAACCGAGTACAGCGGAGGACGGGGTTGTCACACCTGCCAAAGAACTCGAACGGCTAGTCAAAGAG GTTACGTTCGGATTGAAACACTTTTCGGATGTCATCACAAAGAGAAAACTGGAAATGCTCCCTGATAATGGAACTATTGTCTTTGAATCAATCGCGAATATTCACAAAG CAATAAAACCATACTGCAGTCGGTCACCACAATTAACCAGCGCCGTAAAACGTCTGTGTACGGCATTGGCCACGTTGATACGATTATGTGACGAGATCACAGCTGTAAGCTTGCGAGCCGATGCCAGCAACGAGGAACTTGACACATCAGCGGAAGCGTTATCGCCAGAGTATGTAAGCTCGGTAGTAAAGGGCGTGACTACCGCTGTCGAGGAAGTATCAGTATTAGCACAGCAACACATGACGCGGCCTGCATTGTCGCCACGGCCTGCACTCGTATCACCAAGATCTTCAACACAAAGGAATTCATTGCCAG ATATCCCGCTGACGCCGAAAGAGCGCTCGATGCTGACGGGAGAGACGGGCGCGGAGTCTAGCGGCGTGCGCGCCTCGCACTCGTCCGAGTCGGTGCTGGACGCGCCCGACTCGCCGCCGCCGAAGCCCGCCAGGCCCAACCG GAAAATCGAGTTGGCCCCACCTCTGCCGCCTAAGCGCAAGTCAGCGAACGACAACTCCCTCCTGGGTCTCTCTATTGATAG aCTGTCCTTGCAATCTCATAGCAGTGGTTCGTTGGACTCGATGTTGAACGTGTCCAACGACGAGGAGCGTAACGCGCACGACTCCTCCAACCACGACCTCGTGTTCGCCGCGCCCGCCACCACCGACCTGACGG GCATGTGCAGTTGCAACAATGTGAGCGATATGCGGACATCGGTTGAATCGCATGAGTCGCACCTGAATTCGACTCACGTGCACGCCCATTCCAACCACAATCGGTATGTTAACCA cttCTCCAACGAGTCTGGTTTTGTGTCAGTGGGCCACGCGGAGATGTCCGCCGAGCACAGCTTCACATCTTCGTTTTCGTCACATCACTACACTAGTCATACGGACAG tatttttaaCAGTACAGACTGTGTGACTGAAACGAAGTGCACACTACAAAGCTTTGAGAGCCGCATGAATGTAACCAATATGAACAATATAACCTCGCACCATTCTTCAAA ACTGGCGAGCATCACCTCAGACGAGAACGAGACGCCGCCCGAGCTGCCCGTCAAGACGCGGCGGAACATCCGCGTCGACGTGCAGCAACACTTCCCCACCGTCGAGATCAG GGCGGCGCCGCAGTGCTCGCTGCACGGCGAGGCGCGGCCGCACACGCTGGCGGTGCACcagccgccgcgcccgccgccgctgccgctcAAGAAGAAGCACA TGTTCCAAAGCGTCGCGTACAGCG TTATGGCGTATATGGAGATGTTTGGCAACTGCAGTCACCCGCCAAACAGTGCAGCAGCTCCAACGGATTTGTTCCGACACTCGatacatacttataatttagCAAG TGCTAAGCAAATCGCAGACGGCGCCATTACTGTGCAGCGTCAGCAAGTTCAGCGTTCCATCGCTCAGTCGTTTACTGTACAGCATTTTGGGAACGCGCCAATGAG caGTGGTTCAGAAGACAGCGTTAACATGATCACATCGAGCGGTACTAGTCCTATTCCCCTTGAGCCGCCAGCGTTGCCGCCTAAGATGAATAAGTCTAAACAG gTTTCCGTAAACTCAAGTAATGAGCTACTGCCACCTCCTTCACCCCGACCGTCATCACACAATAGTTCTGCTGACGAAACTGTATTAAATAAC AATTCTGATGAATCATTCGCAAGTGCTACAGTACCTGGAAAGTTCCCACTTGAAGATGAATTAGAATTACTTGTACAGCAACCAACTCCTTCTCCTGTGCCGTCACAG AGAAGTGAAGGCAGCTCGGAGCCCGCAGCGGCGGGCGGCGAGCCCAGCAGCGACGCGCCTGCGGACGCGGACGACATCATCCTGCAGACCGACATCAGCGCGTGGCTCGTGCTCAAGGGGCCCAGCAAGGACGGGCCCGACGTGCGCGGCGGACATCCCGATGCACTCATCGTACTCGCCACCAAAGCTACCAAAG AATCGGACGAGT ACTTCGAGTTCCAAGAGGCGTTCCTGGCCACGTACCGCACGTGGGTGTCGCCGAGCGGCCTGCTGGCGCGCCTGCTGCGCCGCGCCAAGCACTTCCGCGCGCGCCCGCACGACCTGCGCGCCACGCTCAGCCTGCTCACCTGCGTCGTGGCCGACCTCAC AACGTCCGATTTGGATTCCCCGCTGATGCAAGAGATAATGGAGTTTATATACTGGCTGGTAAATGTTGAAGAATTGGCGATAGCAAAAGCACTCCGACAAATACTCGTCGACAAACAAAAACAGATACACTTCCAACAG ACAAACAGCAGGTACGAGTACGATACTCCATGTTACGGCAGTGTATCTACACGTCGCGATACTCTTCTAGACTTCAAGTCGACTGAGTTAGCCGAGCAAATGACACTTTTGGACGCTGCGCTATTCTCACGCCTCACCACTGCGGAGGTGCTTTTATGGCCTCGCGATCAATCCGAAGAGAGCTCACCTAATTTGACGCGTTTCACAGAGCATTTCAACAAGATGAGCTACTGGGCACGTTCTAGAATTTTGGAacag gaTGAGGCACGCGAGCGAGAAAAATACGCTAACAAATTCCTGAAGGTAATGAAGGCATTACGCAAGATGAACAACTTCAACTCGTACCTGGCGCTGGTGTCGGCGCTGGACTCGCCGCCCGTGCGCCGCCTGGGCTGGTCGCGCTCCATCGTGGACACGCTGCACGACTGCTGCACCATCATCGACTCCTCCTCCTCCTTCCGCACCTACCGCCAGGCGCTGGCCGAGTCGCAGCCGCCCTGCATACCTTACat AGGCCTGGTTCTCCAAGATCTTACGTTCGTTCACATCGGCAACCCGGATCTTCTTCCTGAAGGCGGTATTAATTTCACCAAAAGATGGCAACAGTACCACATCATGCAGAATATGAAGAGGTTCAATAAAAA GCAATACACGTTCAAGAAGAACGAGCACATCTTGGAGATGTTCAACGAGTTCGACGACGTGCTGAGCGAGGAGGCCATGTGGCAGGTGTCGGAGAGCATCAAGCcgcgcggcggccggcgcgcgccgcccgcgcccgcgccgccccaCGCGCCGCCCTCCGCGCAGACCGCCGCCTGA